A single Sporomusaceae bacterium DNA region contains:
- a CDS encoding YqeG family HAD IIIA-type phosphatase: MYRLLCPNLVVDSLFEIDLDALAGQGVRGVIFDLDNTIIPWDSREMDAAIVAWLEDVLARGFKVAIVSNNWRGRVREIAVRFGLPFVSRAYKPAKTGFRRALAELGLEPHEAVVVGDQLFTDVLGGNRMGLMTIWVKPLTAQEFIGTRIHRRFEKLAVKMLRSRGLMK; encoded by the coding sequence TTGTATCGCCTGCTTTGTCCTAATCTCGTTGTCGACTCCCTGTTCGAGATCGACCTCGACGCTCTTGCGGGCCAGGGCGTCCGCGGGGTCATCTTCGACCTCGACAACACCATCATCCCCTGGGACAGCCGCGAGATGGACGCCGCCATCGTCGCCTGGCTGGAGGATGTGCTGGCCCGGGGCTTTAAGGTGGCGATCGTTTCCAACAACTGGCGCGGGCGGGTGCGGGAAATCGCCGTCCGTTTCGGCCTGCCGTTCGTCTCGCGGGCGTACAAGCCCGCCAAGACGGGCTTCCGGCGAGCGCTGGCCGAACTGGGGCTCGAACCCCACGAGGCGGTGGTTGTCGGCGACCAGTTGTTCACCGACGTCCTCGGCGGCAACCGCATGGGCCTGATGACTATCTGGGTCAAGCCGCTGACCGCCCAGGAATTCATCGGCACCCGTATCCACCGCCGCTTCGAGAAACTGGCCGTCAAGATGCTGCGGTCCAGAGGTCTGATGAAATAG